Part of the Thermococcus barossii genome is shown below.
GGGAGGAAGTTACCGTCATAGAGAAGCGCTTCATAGGTTCAGGCTCGACCTTCCGCTGTGGAACCGGCATAAGGCAGCAGTTCAACGATGAAGCGAACGTCCAGGTTATGAAGCGCTCCGTCGAGCTGTGGAAGAAGTACAGCGAGGAGTACGGCTTCTCCTTCGAGCAGACCGGCTACCTCTTCCTGCTCTACGACGATGACGAGGTCGAGGAGTTCAAGCGGAACATAGCGATTCAGAACCGCTTCGGCGTCCCGACGAGGCTCATAACGCCGGAGGAAGCCAAGGAGATAGTCCCTCTCCTGGACATCAGTGAGGTGGTAGCTGCTTCCTGGAACCCGACCGACGGAAAGGCCGACCCCTTCTACGCCACGGCCGCCTTTGCCCTCAACGCCGAGCGCTTCGGGGCCAAGCTGGTTGAATACACCGAGGTCAAGGACTTCATCGTTGAGAACGGTGAGATAAAGGGCCTTAAGACCAGCAGAGGGACAATAAAGACGGGCACCGTCATAAACGCCACCAACGCCTGGGCAAAGCTCATCAACGCGATGGCAGGGATAAGCGTCAAGATACCGATAGAGCCCTACAAGCACCAGGCCGTCATCACACAGCCCATAAAGAAGGGCTCCATAAACCCGATGGTCATCTCCTTCAAGTACGGCCACGCCTACCTGACCCAGACGGCCCACGGTGGCGTCGTCGGCGGAGTCGGCTACGAGCTCGGGCCGACCTACGACCTCAACCCAACGTACGAGTTCCTCCGCGAGGTCAGCTACTACTTCACCAAGATCATCCCGGCACTGAGGGAGCTCCTCATCCTGAGGACGTGGGCGGGTTACTACGCGAAAACTCCCGACAGCAACCCGGCGATAGGAAAGATCGAGGAGCTGAGCGACTACTACATTGCCGCAGGTTTCTCCGGCCACGGCTTCATGATGGCCCCAGCGGTGGCGGAGATGGTAGCGAACCTTGTGACAAAGGGCAGAACCGACCTCCCTGTGGACTGGTACGACCCGTACAGGTTTGAGCGCGGTGAACTACGCGGACAGGCCCTCCAGATGGGCTGACTTTTTCTTCTCTCGTTATCCTTAAATATTCTCAAACCTAACCCCATTGGGTGGAATCATGTACCGCGTTGATTCTCCCGGAAGGGTCAACCTGATCGGGGAGCACACGGACTACTCCCTCGGCTACGTCATGCCGATGGCAATAGACCTCTACACGGTTCTCCATGCCCAGAAGGACGAGAGGGTAAGAGTCTACTCTCAGATATCCAGGGACGTGAAAGAGTTCGGCCTCGATGAAATCAGAAAAGCCAACGACTGGGCCGACTACATCAGGGGAATCTTCTGGATCCTCAGGGAGGAAGGACACTCGGTTGGAGGAATGAAGGGCATCATCGGAGGCGACCTTCCTGTGGGCTCGGGCCTGAGCTCCTCGGCGAGCCTTGAGCTGGCCGTTCTGGCGTTTCTCAACGAGGCCTACGGGCTGAACCTCCTCCCGATAGAGATGGCCCTTCTCGCACAGAAAGCGGAGAACGACTTTGTCGGAGTCCCCTGCGGGATACTCGACCAGTTTGCAGTCGTTCACGGTAAAAAGGACCACGTGATGTTTCTGGACACTGACACGCTGAGGCATGAGTACATAAGGTTCCCGAGCGACGTTCAGGTTCTCGTGTTCTACACGGGGGTCAAACGGGAGCTGGCTGGCTCGGCCTACTCAGAGAGGAGGAAGGTGGCGGAGGAGACGCTCAGGTTCCTTGGAAAGAGAACATCCAAGGAGGTCGAAGAAGAGGAGCTCAGGAACCTTCCCTCCCTCTACCGGCGATTCTTCGGGTACATCGTCAGGGAGAACCGGCGCGTCCTTGAGGCCAGGGATGCCCTGAGGAGCGGCGACGTCCGGACCTTCGGCGAGCTGATGACGGCCTCACACTGGGATTTGGCCAGAAACTACGACGTCTCAAGCGAGGAGCTGGACTTCTTTGTAAGGAAGGCGGTCGAATTCGGTGCCTACGGGGCCAAGCTGACCGGAGCTGGCTTTGGCGGTTCAGCGGTGGCCATAGTTCCGGAGGAGCTGGCACTGGACGTGGCCATGAGGGTGACCGACGAGTACGTCAGGCACTTCAACTGGGAGCCTGACTACCACCTCGTCAGCCCGAGCGACGGGGTGAGCGTGAGGAGGGTCTGAGTTGCTCGCTCTCCTCCTCCACGGCAACCTTCAGTACGCGGAGATTCCAAAGAATGAGGTAGGGAGGGTCATCGAGAAGGCCTACGTACCTGTTCTCTCGGCTCTCATCGGGAAGGAGGTCCCCTTCGCCCTCAACATCACGGGCTTCACCCTCGAACTCCTCCCCGGGGAGGTTCTGGGTCTCATACGCGAGGGAATCGAATCCGGGCTGATAGAGGTAACCGGAACATCATACAGCCACGCGATACTG
Proteins encoded:
- a CDS encoding galactokinase; amino-acid sequence: MYRVDSPGRVNLIGEHTDYSLGYVMPMAIDLYTVLHAQKDERVRVYSQISRDVKEFGLDEIRKANDWADYIRGIFWILREEGHSVGGMKGIIGGDLPVGSGLSSSASLELAVLAFLNEAYGLNLLPIEMALLAQKAENDFVGVPCGILDQFAVVHGKKDHVMFLDTDTLRHEYIRFPSDVQVLVFYTGVKRELAGSAYSERRKVAEETLRFLGKRTSKEVEEEELRNLPSLYRRFFGYIVRENRRVLEARDALRSGDVRTFGELMTASHWDLARNYDVSSEELDFFVRKAVEFGAYGAKLTGAGFGGSAVAIVPEELALDVAMRVTDEYVRHFNWEPDYHLVSPSDGVSVRRV
- a CDS encoding NAD(P)/FAD-dependent oxidoreductase; protein product: MPSKELPERSDIVIIGGGIVGVTIAHELAKRGEEVTVIEKRFIGSGSTFRCGTGIRQQFNDEANVQVMKRSVELWKKYSEEYGFSFEQTGYLFLLYDDDEVEEFKRNIAIQNRFGVPTRLITPEEAKEIVPLLDISEVVAASWNPTDGKADPFYATAAFALNAERFGAKLVEYTEVKDFIVENGEIKGLKTSRGTIKTGTVINATNAWAKLINAMAGISVKIPIEPYKHQAVITQPIKKGSINPMVISFKYGHAYLTQTAHGGVVGGVGYELGPTYDLNPTYEFLREVSYYFTKIIPALRELLILRTWAGYYAKTPDSNPAIGKIEELSDYYIAAGFSGHGFMMAPAVAEMVANLVTKGRTDLPVDWYDPYRFERGELRGQALQMG